Genomic DNA from Candidatus Methanoperedens sp.:
TTGAAACCCCCGGCTTTGCTTAATATTTCGAATCCCTTTTTCATTTCGTTCATATCAGGGATTTCAATATATACAGTATTATCGATCGCAGCCGAGGCAGCCGTTCTATCAACTCCTGTAAATTCGGAGGCGTATTTTAAGACCTTTTCACGGTTTGCAGGGTCATTAATGAACCTTGTACTTTTTATATGCGCCCAGACAAGAGCTTTTATCGTATCTTCATCTTTAAGATATTCTGATGATGCCATAACACATTCCGGATGGTTGGCCCATATATCTTTTGAATTTACCAGATACCTGCCGTAACCACCAGCTTGCGCGATTGCAGGATACGGTTCCCAGGAAATGAAACCTGCTATTGTTCTGTCCTTTAAAGCTGAGCTCATCTCATCAGGAGTCATTGAAACGACATTGATAGTCCTGGGTACAGGGGATTTTTCATAAATACCGAACCCATTGTATAACAGTACGAGCACAATTATTATAATTAAAATAGAAATATATTTTTTCATTTCTGATCAAACTTCTTCAGCTTGAAATAAAATATACTTCCTTTTTGCGGTTCGCTTTCCACACAGATCTCACTGCCATGCGCCCTGATAATCCCGCTTGATATTGTAAGCCCAAGCCCGCTTCCGCCTGTTTTTCTTTTTGATGTGCTATCGGCCTGGTAAAATTTGTCAAATATTTTCATTACTTTATCCTTATCTATCCCGATACCTGTATCTTCAACCATGATTTTCACATCATCTCTTTCTTCTTTTGCTGAGATGATCAAGCGACCACCATTATTAGTGAATTTCAATGAATTACTGAGGAGATTATTCAATACTATAATAAGCTTATCCCTGTCTGCAAGTACAGGTGAGAGATATTCGGGGATCTCCGTTGATATCTCAATATTTTTTTTCAGGGCGAGATACCTGATATTTTCAATTGACACCTTTGCTATTTCCCGGACATTCACTTTTTCGTAATGAAATTCCATCTTCCCGGCTTCGATTTTTGAAAGGTCAAGGATATCATTGATCAACCTTGTCAGCCTGTCAACGTTACTAATTATATTAATTAGCATTTCTTTCTTGATCTCAAGTTCTACGGTCTCTTCTGAATCCAGGAATTCGGCTGAAGTTCTTATTGCCGAAAGAGGTGTTTTCAGTTCATGCGATACAAGAGAGATAAAATCCGATTTCAGGTTGTCCAGTTTTTTTAACTCTTCATTGGCGCGAATAAGCTCTGTGTTCTTTTCTTCCAGGTCTTTATTTGCCAGTTCAATTTTGGTCTCAAGCTTTTTCCTTATTTCCAGCAATTCTTGTGCTGTTTGATTGAAAATCCCTGTCAGTTCACCGATTTCATTTTTTGAGGTCACGGATATAGGTTTGAATTGCCCTTTTACAAGACCATGAGCGCCATTTTTGAGTGATTCGATGGGTTCGGTCATTCTTTTGGATATTACGATCGCAACAAGAACCACACAAAAAACTGCAAAAAGAGAAATAATCGTAGTTTCCATTCCAAGGTTCATAACATCAGCATACGCCTCTTCCTTGTTCTGTTCAACAACAAGTCCCCATCGATAAAGAGGCAGCCAGTAATATGATCCCAGTACATTCTCACCTTTATAATTTATATAGTCACCTATGCCTCTTTTTTCGTAAATCACTTCTTTTACGGCAAAATTATTATTGACATTTTCATGAAGGATTTTGGACATGTTCTTATGAAAAATAAGTTCTCCTTTATTGTTAACTAAGAATATTTCCCCCGATCTTCCAAGATCAATTCCCCCAATAAGAAAATACAGGTTCTCGATACTGACCCTTGCACCCATTATTCCTGTAATCGTATCATCCTTTTTTATAGGATTGGTAATTATTATTCCA
This window encodes:
- a CDS encoding sensor histidine kinase, producing MRIRSEQIIFFLIISIIPLSAVVYVSYERSQEAIRNSINTNLLVVTENTGRAIDNWMDTRKDDIRIISVIAENPEKDNFRKYLHAFQNEHEGVYEEFFIIDLSGNITFSTLDNPGNAPGDPFLKEALGGRLFISDVSMSGITGLPGIIITNPIKKDDTITGIMGARVSIENLYFLIGGIDLGRSGEIFLVNNKGELIFHKNMSKILHENVNNNFAVKEVIYEKRGIGDYINYKGENVLGSYYWLPLYRWGLVVEQNKEEAYADVMNLGMETTIISLFAVFCVVLVAIVISKRMTEPIESLKNGAHGLVKGQFKPISVTSKNEIGELTGIFNQTAQELLEIRKKLETKIELANKDLEEKNTELIRANEELKKLDNLKSDFISLVSHELKTPLSAIRTSAEFLDSEETVELEIKKEMLINIISNVDRLTRLINDILDLSKIEAGKMEFHYEKVNVREIAKVSIENIRYLALKKNIEISTEIPEYLSPVLADRDKLIIVLNNLLSNSLKFTNNGGRLIISAKEERDDVKIMVEDTGIGIDKDKVMKIFDKFYQADSTSKRKTGGSGLGLTISSGIIRAHGSEICVESEPQKGSIFYFKLKKFDQK